GCGGTCACCAGAGGCCCGGACAGGCCTGACCCCCACACCCGGCGATGTCTGCGGTCACAGGATGTAGAGCATCTCCTGATAGGTCGGCAACGGCCACAGGTCGTCGGCCACCACACCTTCGAGTGCGTCGGCGGCCGCCCGCACGGCGTCCATCGCCGGCAGCAACACCTTCTGTGCATGGGTGGCCTCGTCGAGCGCAGACCCCGCGGAGTGGTCCGACAGCCCGGCCTTGAGCGCACCGACGGCCGCGGTCAGGTCGGCAATGGGTCCCGAAACCGCCTCCAGCAGCGTGGTATCCGCATCCAGACCGGCCGCCTTCAGGGTGGCGACGTTCTGCGCCAGCTCGGTCTGATAGCGGACGGCAGCGGGCATGATCACCGTGGTGCCGAGTTCCAGTGCCAGCTTGGCCTCCACCGCGATGGTCAGCGCATACTGCTCCAGGCGCACCTCGTAGCGGCTGTGCAGCTCACGTTCGTTGAACACCCCGTACTTCTCGAACACTGCGATGGCCTCCGGGGTGATCAGCTCCGGGATGGCGTCCAGCGTGGTCTTGAGATTCGGCAGACCACGCTCGGCCGCCTCGATCTGCCAGTTCTCCGAGTAGCCGTCACCATTGAAGACCACCGCACCGTGCTCGGTGATGATGTCGGTGAGCAACTGCTGCACAGCGGCATCGAAGTCGGTGCCGTCGGCGACGGCCTTCTCCAGCACAGTCGCCATATAGTCCAACGAGTCGGCCATGATGGTGTTCAACACGATCATCGGCACCGCCACCGTCTGCCCGGAGCCGGGCGCGCGGAACTCGAAACGGTTGCCGGTGAAGGCAAACGGGCTGGTGCGGTTGCGGTCGCCCGGATCGGTGGGCAGCTGGGGCAGGGTGTCGACGCCGATGTGCATGACGCCCTTGCCCTTCGACGAGGTCGCCGCGCCCTTGGCGATCTGCTCGAACACGTCGGCCAGCTGTGCGCCGAGGAAGATCGAGATGATGGCCGGCGGCGCCTCGTTCGCGCCGAGCCGGTGGTCGTTCGTGGCAGACGCCACCGAAACCCGGAGCAGCCCAGGGAATAGGTGGACGGCCCGGATGACGGCGGCGCAGAACACCAGGAACTGTGCGTTCTCGTGGGGGGTGTCACCGGGAACCAACAGGGAACCGAGTTCGGAGTTGCCGACCGAGAAGTTCACGTGCTTACCGGAACCGTTCACACCGGCGAACGGCTTCTCGTGGAACAGACACTCCATGCCGTGTTTGCGCGCGATGGTCTTGAACACGGTCATCAACAGCTGCTGGTGGTCGGAGGCGATATTGGCCCGTTCGAACATCGGCGCCACCTCGAACTGCGCAGGCGCCACCTCGTTGTGCCGGGTCTTGGCCGGGATACCGAGCTTGAACAACTCCCGCTCGGTGTCCATCATGAAGCCCAGCACCCGCTCGGGCACCGCGCCGAAGTAGTGGTCATCGAACTCCTGACCCTTGGGCGGCTTGGCGCCGAACAGCGTACGGCCGGCGTTGATCAGGTCCGGCCTGGCCAGGAAGAAGTGCCGGTCGATCAGGAAATACTCCTGCTCGGGACCGCAGAACGAGACGACCTTCTCCAGGTTCTTGTGCCCGAACAGTGTCAGGATGCGCT
This DNA window, taken from Mycolicibacterium neoaurum, encodes the following:
- a CDS encoding glutamine synthetase III, translating into MSGNAVRLQAINNVEAYVPPAISFDPAEAPGEIFGANVFTKAEMQLRLPKSVFKSVVATIEKGATLDPAVADAVASAMKDWALSKGATHYAHVFYPMTGLTAEKHDSFLEPVSDGQTLAEFAGKTLIQGEPDASSFPSGGLRSTFEARGYTGWDVTSPAYILENPNGNTLCIPTVFVSMTGEALDYKTPLLRSQQAMGVHAERILTLFGHKNLEKVVSFCGPEQEYFLIDRHFFLARPDLINAGRTLFGAKPPKGQEFDDHYFGAVPERVLGFMMDTERELFKLGIPAKTRHNEVAPAQFEVAPMFERANIASDHQQLLMTVFKTIARKHGMECLFHEKPFAGVNGSGKHVNFSVGNSELGSLLVPGDTPHENAQFLVFCAAVIRAVHLFPGLLRVSVASATNDHRLGANEAPPAIISIFLGAQLADVFEQIAKGAATSSKGKGVMHIGVDTLPQLPTDPGDRNRTSPFAFTGNRFEFRAPGSGQTVAVPMIVLNTIMADSLDYMATVLEKAVADGTDFDAAVQQLLTDIITEHGAVVFNGDGYSENWQIEAAERGLPNLKTTLDAIPELITPEAIAVFEKYGVFNERELHSRYEVRLEQYALTIAVEAKLALELGTTVIMPAAVRYQTELAQNVATLKAAGLDADTTLLEAVSGPIADLTAAVGALKAGLSDHSAGSALDEATHAQKVLLPAMDAVRAAADALEGVVADDLWPLPTYQEMLYIL